In the genome of Aedes aegypti strain LVP_AGWG chromosome 2, AaegL5.0 Primary Assembly, whole genome shotgun sequence, the window aaGAGTGCTGGATGGAAAAAAGTCAcctctaacgacaaacaacacggtatctGAATGGTCCAagggccgtcgctcttgcaacaacatgatttcaacacctcaccacgcgcgctaatcatagatatatcgagcatctgatgaactgtttgtcgtaggacaaagggtttgtcgtatattgtaacatgttgcgattaatgcgaatcaattcaaaattcacggataaactTTCTCACATACCATGCATGATTGACTTTCAGATGAAAAACGACAAGCTAGGAGACAAatcgtggagtgcaatcagaaaaatcctcTAAAATTATGACTTTGATTCGCGAACAATTGATCATCAACTCACaggccgagcgattcattttttgcggagcggagtttgttgtgatggcttgacgactaagggtttatggttgttgctatgatcgcatgataaagaacaaccacgatgtatcatttgttttatcatgatcactagattttttTAGCACTGCTGGATGAAACATTGTTTCAAGCAGAAGTATAACTTCAGTAGTGCAATACGGATATACAGAATCTTCGGAATATCTATCAAGGCTTGGAGCAATTAtcctaaaaataaaacttagaGACCTCATGCCAGAAGgtcaaacaaaaaacaaacaaaagagGTCAAACAGGAACATAAAAGAGAAcaaacaggaaccaagaaaacaaaaagaaattaaataggaatcaggagataagagtttatatatttttttcagagaattcgaCCAGAGAAAGCATAACTAGTATTACTTACTATtgcatttttcaagatttttcccagtATTTTGGCAAATATCAACATTGATCCTCTTACAACCTTCTTAAGGAATCCCTCTAAGTATATAATTCCAGACAACCTTCAAAAACCTACATGATCGACTTCTCTTCATCGATACTCTCTTCTgcgaataaaagtgacaagattCAAGTTTCTTAGCACTGTTTCACTTCAAGACGCTAGTCAGCGAAGTAATCTTGCATTCTGAAGTGGAAACATACCAACAAACTTGCAACTCGTCAGTTTTTTCACGGAAGAGAGGattgatgaagagaaatcgatcatgttacattcgccctaattcaagcacacgcttgatatacTCGTGTAGCCTGATAACACGTTTCACGTCTCTGCTTCATATTACAAACtaaaaatatacaatattaCACGATATGTCCCGTAAAATATGCGTTTGAAAACCTGATGTTCATATTCCTATTAAGAATCCCGTCTGTGGCtataataggaatgtttacaaatttaactattatggaccctccatttgatgtCGACGTGAAAATTATTGACCCTGTTGTGTGGCTTCatttacaaaattgtttaaaTATCTGTATTTCAACAACACAGATTTTGCCTGGAACTGCTGTTTAACAATGTAAACTAACTTTCCCCGGTGGAATTTTATTGGAATTAAAGTGCATTTACtgttattttatgttttagGGGGCTAATAATACgaaaagccctgtcccaattttagtgccaaacgcttaagtttaggccaaaaacacatgtttactcaattttttatttttttttcgtatgtttaagtcaaaaaacatttttatgtttttttagattttgtcacgccccttggcttaaactcaaattatgGATGTATTTCCTTTTCCGTTTCCCTTCAGAAATGTCAACCCCAGTGATAAAACTAAATCCCccgtggtgtttttgtcgattaagcaaacgtcaaacatgatcaaaagtgtcaaggttcatttatagacccaatttttaaattaacgtTTAAATATGATAGAGCCGTTATTTAAGCGGGAAAAATTAATacgtagttgcagtaacatgctcttttatgttcttaaataaaaatttcttttaaatttcattgcactattagtaagattctttcacaaatttctcaagaaaaacATAAATCCTTTTGGAGATCattcagtgattcttccatcgattctGCTAGGATGTCGTCCAAGATATTTGAGCAGGATATCTACGAGAATTGGCTTGCTTAGCGGTTTCCAGTTtcttacatattctgaatctaacttaaaaattgaactataatccaaagttttacaattttccgtgacctggaactatttttaaaacacgtttgaaattagtatgaaAATCACTTTTGAACCACCACTcgacaaattttacttcggggcgagctgtcattatgtaagttgaaatgtcattgagtcgacggattgaaatctttttaaatCATATTATAAACATTAAGATACTGAAATGCAATGaaatcgtgttacacttagaaaaatgagCTCTTTCGATCTAGCTACAAAAAAACTGTGATTCGTTCTTCCCTAAACAACCCACTTCTCGAAAGATGCCTCCAttgagatttcctccaaaattgtCGTTAAGGATATCTTTGAGAGTTCAACCagcaattatttacaaaatttcaCAAGAAAGCACTCAAAAAAATTATCCTGGCAATTTTCAGGAAAACCTCCAGGGAATGGTCgaggatatttttcaagaaatttttcaaatattttggatGTATTTCTAAACAATATCTTAAAGTAATATGTGAAATAAaaaacttctttagaaattacagATGAACTTTTGCAAGGATTACTGAAGAAAATTCGGGATCTTGAGGAAGTATTGATGgattttttagataaattgCTAGTGCTGaatgaaatgctgaagaaatgcctagaaaaaatcctgcaggaacATAATAAGGTCAAGTTTAGTGAGGAATTCGTGgaaaagttttcaataaatttcctggaaaatattcatgaaggaATCCATGTGAAAATGGCTGAAAGTATCGGCATAGGAACTCCAGAAGGAATGTTTGTAGGgtataaaaaatcaacgaaTTTCTTAAAACACTTTGAAATGAGTCGTTGAGAATTTGCTTTCAAGAACTCTTATAGGAATATTTGGAAGGACCACCAGGGTAACTACTTGAGACATCGATAGAAGAATTTGCGGTGAGACCAATGAATGCTAGAATAGTATCTGGGAAAATTCATGTGCACTGATagtgacttcttcttcttctttccacGGAATTGTCAAGGGATTGATTATagggaaattcttgaaaaaaaaatccggcagATATCtctaaaaatagtaaaataatcTCTGGTAAAACTTCTGTAAATTCTGTAGTTCTGATGAACTTTTGCTAGAATCAAGAGGAATCTAGATTGATAATTCCTTGATATTCATTGATTACAAAAcccttgaagaaatttaagaAGAAAAGAATGATCTAGAGAATAgctggaataatttctgtaaTATTTGCTGGTGTAGTGTCCCTCGCCTTACTATAAATGAGGTACCAACCGTCAAGTaccaaattagtttttttaTGGCTAAAGGCTACTTCCTTCCACGTTGAGTGAGAACGGTCTCTTTCATCATCCGGCGGTTGGACCGATCAGACGTCTTTAATTATTCTCTTTAAACCAGTGTAATTGTTTATATAATAAATTGAGTTTAAAAGAAGTGTGTCTGCGTGCAGTTATTGTCTAACCGAAGATATAATAGCTGGTATGATACCTCAATGTacttttgaagatttcatgGAGAGTTCTGGGAATGTTTTCTTGGAATAATCCTCGCAGAAAGTGTTTGTGCAATAAATTGAAGAAACTGTAGTTTAGTTCGAGGAGGAATTTAAATACAAAGGGCTAGAAAACATCGGCGtaggaacttctggaaaaaaatatagggTTTCCTTGAAAATCCCCAAACGAAATTCTTCGAAAACCCTGGAACAAATCAttgtggattttgttgaaaGAACTCCCGTAGGAAGCATTGGAAGATCTTCTTGAGTAACAATTTGAGAGATGGAGTGAAGAGTTAGATgaaaaatatctagagaaaATCCTAGGATGATCTCttgggaatttttcaaaataatccttgGTGAAATTATTGGAGATAGTGGCGTTgagttcctgcaggaaattctggagaaattcgtataaaatcccTTGGAAATCACTGATTTAAATTTTGGATGAATTTATGGGACAACTGGCGTAGGaatctttagaaaatttctcgacTGATTGCTAGAGAAGTTCAGAAAATATTGTAGGAAAAAAAGATGTGgagaaatcgctggaagaattcgtCAAGCTGTGTGCTTTCACTCAaggtatttttgaaattataataataatatgaaaaaaatttactgggttttgaaactaccgaaaaagtcagtaaaatgaaaactgtcgccacgcgtaattgaaaagcaaatttcaccatgttttattattttatcgatgtatgatataaaaagaaagctctctgcaaaatttcagtgaaaaatctctgtttttcgatttttgacatttttttagtttactgactttttcggtaggtccaaaacccagttatttttaccgaacagattgagtgtgtaagaGTCTATGAAGGTTTctcaaatacctctaaaattttaTACAAGAGTGCAAGCaaaaaataaggaacaaaattgaCTTTAGAGTCCATTTATCTTATCTTTTAagaaactttcataaaaaatagtgATCAAGTCTCAAAACAGAGACGTGCTACTAGCCATGTTCtgtaaattactggaggtagttgTGTTGAATTTTCCGGAGCAAATTCTGGTAATCCATGGAGTAATTTCTATAGGAATGTTTgacagaatctctggaaaacaTTCAGAAGAaatctgaagcttttcctcgaggaatATGAGAACAAATTCCCGGAGAACCTGTGGCATTATCAAAAACAAGCATAAAACCAAAATAACGACTTTAGAAACTATTTTAGTTAAAtaaaactttagagaccttcagGGCTGGTAGCTACTCAGTGTTAGAGAAATAGGAACTTTCGAAACGACATGTCTGAAAGAGAGACCAGACATCAAAAAGAGTCTAAGCAGAaagcaaaagaaggaaaatgATTGAACGGGAACCATATTTGGGACTTTTCAGAGTGATctttgtttcaatttcattgTTCAAAATTGTCTTTTAAGGAATTTAAAAAAGTCTTCAGATTtcgggacggacctggtgtactggttagaacactcgcctctcacgccaaggacctggGGTCGAATGCCATCCCCAATAATCACttacgtttcatgcaaaaataaggttttggtggaaaaaaatgtatggccgtataaaaaaaaatccgtgcaaaaacagaatcgggtgtatgacGAAacgttatagtgacgacttccttcgggaggAGAGTAAGCCGTTGGTCCAGAGATGAACTAGTCCAGGATTAAAAATCCTTTCGTGGAAAGGAGTTTTCAGAGAGATCTTCACGttttttttctacaacattCAGGATGTTGACTAGTGATACCCCCATGAATTATCTTAGAGCCTCTTTATTCAGAGCCCTTCATTCAAATATTCTTTCTCAAATTTCCCAAGAATTGGATGAGAAAATGTCAAGAAATCCTTTAAAATCTTTAATGATTCTCTAGATATATTGCaggaaaaatatttctaaatttcACTAAACGAAACCTTACATaacattctggaagaatcccagaaaaaCCTCAGACAGGAAGGAATTCTGGAAATaatgcctggaggaatatttggatcTAGAGCTATTTCTGCGAGACTCCGAAGGGGAATAGCCCGCAGAATTACTGAAAATCTGCGTAGAAGCTCTAGGAGGAATTCGTGTAAGATTTCCTGgaggtttttatttttaattctcgTTCGAATCAAATGAAGAAATAGGTGAATCCTCTGGAATGATGCTTGGGATAATCCTTGAGGGGAGTATGAGGAAATGACTGAGGGTATCAGCGTTGAACTGCTGAAGCATTCACTGATCCCAGTTGCTGGAGTTTTTAGGAGGATCTCTAGAGGTTTTCCTGAATGAAAATATGGTGGCCATATTTAACACTGGCCAAATTATAACAGTGGCCAAGTCTCTAAGAAGATACCTGCCTTCAGCCCTGTCGATGACTCATTCGCAAGAATGACTTGATCCTTTATAGTAAGGAAACTTTCCTTAGGTACTTACCGCCAAACGTGATACGCAATCAGGGGGATATTGATGGCCAACGAGAACCATTCCCCGGCAAACAGGAACAGCAGGTTAAACAGCACATGAAGCGCGTATTCCGGCAGGACCAACTAAAAGAGATCGCACTAATAAGACTTTCCGGATCATCAAAATCATTATTCCTATACTCACCGGATTCAGTGAATTACACTGATCTATAGGGTTCTTGTAATCCGTTTTCAACTCGTCGAACGCAATCACATGGAATATCGAGAAAAAGATCAGAAAAGCGTCGATAATCAGAGCCACGATGTAGCTGAAAGCCGAAAAGTTGAATGCCATGATAGCGCTTTTTATCGAGGGTGCCTTCCTTCCAATCAGCCGAAATCTGCAACGGGACGGTGAAATCCGACGAACAGAAACGTAATCAAAGGTTAATTATCTGGTTACTACAAatgcaaaataatttaattaattcGTTTTACCTGGTGATGTTTTTAATCCTTTTTACGAGCAATTTTTCCTTCGCCAAACGCTGCAATCGGTCACTCgtctacaataaaaaatatgaaaaacagcaacagcagctgCAACTCGTTGACAGTTCACCTGCTCCCACTTGGCATACAAACGAGGGATCAACCACTTCTTTTCCAATCCGACTatgatggacgtaatttttcaACCTTCCCCTCCCTACCTGTCAAAAAGTGTCGTCTGCATTTTGTTTTGGTGTCGCGCACGAAAATTGTTTCGCGATAGCGAGTGGATTTTGAAAGTGAAAATTCGGTGGAAAACATGGAAAATGGTTGGGATGTGACGGTGGCAAAGATTGTGCGAAAGTACAATCTGACGGAGGTGGTCAAGCAGTACTCCGGCGAGATCGATACCATTCGGAAGTTGGATGCCATTCCGGATATTCGGTAAGGTTGATGTTTTTTTGGTTCATTTTTTTCTCGTGCCGAACGTCGTCGTCGCTTTACCACAGATTAATTCGAGACGATGGACAGATGGTGCGCTTGCATTAATTTGGTAGTGGCCCATTCGAAACTGCTTGCGGTGCTAACAATTTTGTTGGAATTCCGTGTAGGAACAAATTTCTTAGAAATCTTTTTCTTCTcatatttctaagatttttcttagaaatttgtttcaattgaacttaaggacatataggaaggaatccttgtcatggcagtgaagatggcttcctcacatatacaaacacatttctggaagtccacatcagctgtgttcaacgagctgctcgaacttggttgcaaccacttgcgagtcagcttttggtgttcattgagccactccaacctaattcgagtcgctcgggtttgtgttcattgagccgagtccaaccaactccgagtcgctcgaaacaggttggaagctagagtccgagctagttcaaccagctcgcagtagctcgtgtttttgacgtttaaaaacgtaaacattgagaaaaaaaagcaaaattccgaagcgatacggattgttaagtgcgcgattttttttttcacgtgaaattccggtaaattagtaaaaagagtaaaaagagcgttcattgagaaagcagcttggagttgctcgaagtagctttgacagttatttgttgacaaaaaatacgagctagtacaaccaaccccgagcaagttcgatcaaagtcattgaacacagctattatttctcaaaatagctgtgttcaacgagctgctcgaacttggttgcaaccacttgcgagtcagcttttggtgttcattgagtcactccaacctacttcgagtcgctcgggtttgtgttcattgagccgagtccaaccaactccaagtcgctcgaaacaggttggaagctagagtccgagctagttcaaccagctcgcagtagctcgtatttttgacgtttaaaacgtaaacattgagaaaaaaaagcaaaattccgaagcgatacggattgttaagtgcgcgaatttttttttcacgtggaattccggtaaattagtaaaaagagtaaaaagagcgttcattgagaaagcagcttggagttgctcgaagtagctttgacagttatttgttgacaaaaaatacgagctagtacaaccaaccccgagcaagttcgatcaaagtcattgaacacagctaatatttcacttacctGCACTGAATccactcccaaattgctaacgagacTTCAGAACACTATTACCTTACGATTTCCGCAGTTTTAACACTAGTAGCTGGTGGAATTTCCAtgaaccgtgctaattttcaacacggacgtttaaccttgctacaattgtttacacttatccgcctgcgaacgaagaacatttttcgccgaattttaccactttcgctaaacgtagaacctccaacacagtttactttcactacttgttaaATGAATAACAATTACTtgttgatttctgatgaaaacaacttaaaatttcaccaaaccgtgTTAAAAACAATCACTCGATCTCAGAATTTCGAATTTCGAAGTAAGCCGTCATTAAAatgtgtacgcgtcgttgatgattgttgcaaaTTTATCTCatacgatttcgaatcaaagaaagtCAGTTGGTTGTGCACTAACACAGctaaaaaagtatcagcatactttatgcatgttagcacttacagtgatactttttcaagccaatataaataaactatcaagactgagttttagcactttgaaattgcaagcagcaaagtcatcattgctgctaaaacgaatgacgggctacttagccttaattgcATTGGAAAACCAGAGATTGGAATTTGTACATATGTCTCATACTTCTCCagactatttatttattttgattaattGCGTTGATTATTGGCATAAACATGTGTGTataggaatctatgacaaaagatcgaaaggacagaaggtcgaaagacaaaaggtcgaagaacaaaaggttgaacatcttttttcaaaggaaaaatcattttcgaccttttgtcccttcgacgttttgtcttttgaccttttgtccataaactgTGTATAGAGTCTGTCcgagtaacattagtagctttTAAGCTTATTCAACTGAAGTATGCGCGTTTGAAAGTTCTATTTATTCAACTCAAATTTaccaaaattgtttgtttctgACGCAACATGTGCCTTAGAGAAATTACTAATTAAATTGTCTTGTTAAGGAGTATCCGgtatttttacatattctgattctacgtttaagtttcaaaattttccgtaTGTCGGAACCAAAGTCACCtgctggaactatttttaaacgCGTTTGAAATTATAATGGAAATCACTTCCCAATCACCtcttggcaaattttgcatcaggGCGAGCTGTCattacaaagacaaattaaagacctccatgtcccttgcagttgcccaaaatgttatggcacataaggtaatgtagaatgccgtgaaaagtgtactgcgatctgtcaaatttgggtaccttttgcactaccgagggaccaaattcagtactagaagtggtacccaatctgagcccgagtgggaccgACCTGGTCATTATGTGAATTACGCTTTAcgcaattctggacaaacatttcaaaagggcacatcgacattggtaaacaatggctttgcaagacgctgtggggcccaattcaactcgatcacactcaccaataccactatcaggaagatctaacactaatcttcttgatagtggtgttagtttgcgtgggcgggctaaaatgggctcaacagcaacgtttccgaaaaaaggctcaagacctcttgagcccttttcaaatgtttgtccagaattgtcTATTGATTGAACCCATAACATTACAGAGGGATTTTCTCGATTGGACTCCGCTACATGGATTGACTTAATTGATGCTCGAATAAAAATGTACCATTTAGTGAATGGAATAATCAATGTACAATACATATGGATACAAAACAGCGtgttgtaattgaatgtcgaagcaacattattcttgttaCCACCACTAGTTGTGCAATCAAGTATGCCATGCTTTGGGTGCGCAACCAAGATGATAACAAAAAGCAGAAATGAAGATCATTCAGTTACGAGCCTTCGATCAAGATAGACTTATTTCAATAAATAGTTAGAAATTTACCACCTCGTTTCACTCGTAACAGTTTGGTGACGAGTATTACTTTCCGCGACAATTAAAGAGTTTCATCATGACCCAGCTGCCGGTATGACGTTTGAAAGATGGTTCTCGAAGTATGAAGATTTGTTCAGCGCCGACGGGAGAGAACTGGATGACGCAGCAAAAATTCGCCTGCTCATGCGGAGTCTCATAAAAACTTCTTGAACTATCTCCTGCCACGACACCCACGAGACTTCACCATCGAAGAAATAGTGAAGAAACTGAAATCCGCTTTCGAACACCACCAGTCCCAGTTCGATTGCCTCAGGATTGTGAAGAACGAAGCAGACGATTGCGTTACAATAAAGCTCTGTTCATTCGACTTCAATAGTTCGGATTCAACTTACGACTGGAGAAGTGCAAATTTGGCCAATCTAGCATCAAGTTTATTTGCCACATAGTCAGTTCAGAAGGTATACGTCCAGATCCAGCAAAAATCAGTGCAATTGTTCAGATGCCACGTCCTACCGATATCAGTCAAGTCAGATCTTTTCTCGGAGCTGTTAATTTTTATAAGTTCGTCAGAGAAATGCATCAATTACGCCGGCCGTTAGACAACTTGTTGAAGAAGACAGTCAACAGTGTCAAGAAGCTTTCATCAATATCAAGAAAGTTCTCCAATTCGATCTGCTGCTAACCCACTACAATCCAAGTTTGGACATCATCGTAGCTGGAGACGCTTCAAATACTGCAATTGGTGCCGTCATCATGCATCAGTTCGCCGATGGACAAGCCAAAGCTGTTGCTCACGCTTCAAGAACACTAACACAAACTGAGCAAAACTACCGTCAAGTGGAGAAAGAAGCACTCGCTCTAGTATTTGCTGTGACCAAATTTTGCCGCATGCTGCTAGGTCGCCATATCAAGCTCCTGAAATTTTTTGGATCCAAGAAGGGAATTCCACTTCATACCGCCAATCGCCTTCAGAGATGGGCACTAACGCTTCTAGGATTTGATTTCGATGTGGAATACGTTCCCACTGATCAGTTTGGGCATGCGAACGTCCTTTCCCGGTTAATCAACAATCATGAGAAACCAGATGAATAAATCGTAGTTGCTGCAGTTAGCATCGAAGAGGAAATGGACAGTACCCTGTGCGAGACGTTTAGCAACCTTCCAGTCATGTTCGAGATGGTTCGTACAGCCACGAAGAAAGACAAGCTTTCGCAACAAATAGTCAGGTGCATCAACAAAGGCTGGCCGTCCATCAAGCAAATTTCTGATCCAGCTCTCAAGATGTTTCATTCCCGGCGAGAATCTCTTTCAATCATCAAGGATTGTGTAATGTTCAGCGACCGAATCGTTATTCTAGCTGTATTTCGagcttaaatttaaaaacaaatacatCGTGGTCACCCTGGTGTTTTCTATAGGTTCTTGAAAAGGTAACACTATCAGCAAAACCAGCAATAGGGTAACGattgtttatttcgttcttaatcgCTAACACTTGGCGCCAGttgcaaaaagtacagacaacaacctgaGCATGGTAGCCGAAAACTgccaaaacgtatggaaaataatgtaaaacgtaaattacttgcaattaggaaactggttcaaaaaagtagtgattggaaatcaagtgtaatgtgtatacaacactttttgtgtttagttaatcttccatttttcattatttaaaaattaaaaaattcttAAGGCTGCTCTATGAAATTGCTTAAGAaatcaatttattattattttcgttAGAATCATAAGGCATTTTAGTGAATTGCGCTAGTACAGCTTCCTCGGAAAAATTGACTCTCTTCGACATTtccacaaaagaaaaagttacTTTTATTTTCTTTAAAGTTAATTTGAAGCACTGCACCGCAGAAGGAAAAGTATTTCTAATGAAGTATATGGTGCAGTTTTCCCATCAGCGTTCAATTTCGGTGGAGTGCAAGTTGGGAAGTGTTTCGTGGAGGTTAGAAAACCGTTCTGTTTCGGCTTCAGCAATATGGCCATGTTATATCCGGCatgttattttttctttgataCCGAGTGTGCTCTATGTAGAATGATGACTGCTATTCATTGGCTACCGTATGGCTTATCCGCCCGGAGCGATTGTGATGgttttgtgagaaaaaaaaacaaatggacATTTGaagtcacggtgctcccctgaccgttattatcagaaaaaaatctccatcaaatctgtgc includes:
- the LOC5569042 gene encoding protein cornichon; the encoded protein is MAFNFSAFSYIVALIIDAFLIFFSIFHVIAFDELKTDYKNPIDQCNSLNPLVLPEYALHVLFNLLFLFAGEWFSLAINIPLIAYHVWRYSNRPVMSGPGLYDPTSIMNADVLAKCQREGWIKLAVYLLSFFYYLYGMIYSLIST